The genomic interval TTACATTAACAGAGCTTTCGGCTCCCGGTTGTGAGCACTGCAAAACTTTTGAAAAGTTTTGGAGTTCTATTGAAAAAGAATGGCCGAATGTAAATTATAAAAATCTTAATGTCACCACTTCCGAGGGGCAGGAGTTGGCATCAAAGCATATGATTATGACATCTCCTGGTATTGTCATAAATGGTGAATTATTTTCGACAGGAGGTGTTAATACGAAACAGTTATTGGAAAAATTAAAAGAACTTTCAGAATAACCACTATTTTAAATATGGACGAACAATCCAATCAGCCAATCCAACAATCAACACAACCCACAAAA from Patescibacteria group bacterium carries:
- a CDS encoding thioredoxin family protein, with the translated sequence MKTVTLTELSAPGCEHCKTFEKFWSSIEKEWPNVNYKNLNVTTSEGQELASKHMIMTSPGIVINGELFSTGGVNTKQLLEKLKELSE